One Elephas maximus indicus isolate mEleMax1 chromosome 16, mEleMax1 primary haplotype, whole genome shotgun sequence DNA window includes the following coding sequences:
- the LOC126059843 gene encoding dual specificity protein phosphatase 13, whose amino-acid sequence MAEASLPGLGGDTKAAPCSSVLELEELLREGKVSCSRVDEVWPNLFIGDAATANNRFELWKLGITHVLNAAHGGLYCQGGPDFYGSNVSYLGVPAHDLPDFNISAYFSSAADFIHCALSTPGAKVLVHCVVGVSRSATLVLAYLMLRQKLSLRQAVITVRQHRWVFPNRGFLHQLCQLDQQLWGAGRN is encoded by the exons ATGGCTGAGGCCTCACTCCCAGGGTTGGGGGGAGACACCAAAGCCGCACCTTGCTCCAGTGTCCTGGAGCTGGAGGAGCTCTTGAGGGAGGGAAAGGTCTCTTGCAGCCGAGTGGACGAAGTCTGGCCCAACCTTTTCATAGGAGATGC GGCCACGGCAAATAACCGCTTTGAGCTGTGGAAGCTGGGCATCACCCATGTGCTGAACGCGGCCCATGGGGGCCTCTACTGCCAGGGCGGCCCTGACTTCTATGGCAGCAATGTGAGCTACCTGGGGGTGCCAGCCCACGACCTCCCTGACTTCAACATCAGTGCCTACTTCTCCTCCGCAGCTGACTTCATCCATTGCGCCCTAAGCACACCTGGGG CCAAGGTCCTGGTGCACTGTGTGGTGGGTGTGAGCCGCTCTGCCACGCTGGTCCTCGCCTACCTCATGCTGCGCCAGAAGTTGTCCTTGCGCCAGGCGGTGATCACTGTGCGGCAGCACCGATGGGTCTTCCCCAACCGAGGCTTCCTCCACCAGCTGTGCCAGCTGGATCAGCAGTTGTGGGGTGCAGGCCGGAACTGa